A single region of the Marmota flaviventris isolate mMarFla1 chromosome 10, mMarFla1.hap1, whole genome shotgun sequence genome encodes:
- the Slc25a34 gene encoding solute carrier family 25 member 34 produces MAHASPLTQAQPAGPEAVETVPPAVDLVLGASACCLACVFTNPLEVVKTRLQLQGELQARGTYPRPYRGLMASVAAVARADGLRGLQKGLAAGLLYQGLMNGVRFYCYGLAGQAGLTQQPGGIVVAGAVAGALGAFVGSPAYLVKTQLQAQTVAAMAVGHQHQHQSVLGALETIWRQQGLLGLWRGVGGAVPRVMVGSAAQLATFASAKAWVQEQQWLPEDSWLVALAGGMISSVAVAAVMTPFDVVSTRLYNQPVDGAGRGQLYGGLADCLVKICQQEGPLALYKGLGPAYLRLGPHTILSMLFWDELRKLARRGAQHQGT; encoded by the exons ATGGCTCACGCCTCGCCCCTGACCCAGGCTCAGCCGGCTGGCCCAGAGGCCGTGGAGACGGTGCCCCCGGCCGTGGACCTGGTGCTGGGCGCCTCGGCCTGCTGCCTGGCCTGCGTGTTCACCAACCCCCTGGAGGTGGTGAAGACGCGGCTGCAGCTGCAGGGGGAGCTGCAAGCCCGGGGCACCTACCCGCGGCCCTACCGGGGTCTCATGGCCTCTGTGGCTGCTGTGGCCCGGGCTGATGGGCTGAGGGGCCTGCAGAAGGGGCTGGCCGCCGGCCTCCTCTACCAGGGCCTCATGAACGGTGTCCGCTTCTACTGCTACGGCCTGGCAGGCCAAGCTGGCCTCACCCAGCAGCCAGGTGGCATCGTGGTCGCTGGCGCCGTGGCTGGGGCCCTGGGAGCCTTCGTGGGGAGCCCTGCCTACCTG GTCAAGACACAGCTGCAGGCGCAGACGGTGGCTGCGATGGCAGTGGGGCATCAGCACCAGCACCAG AGTGTCCTGGGTGCCTTGGAGACCATCTGGCGGCAGCAGGGCCTGCTGGGGCTGTGGCGGGGCGTGGGGGGGGCTGTGCCCCGAGTGATGGTGGGCTCGGCCGCCCAGCTGGCCACCTTTGCCTCCGCCAAGGCCTGGGTGCAGGAGCagcag TGGCTCCCAGAGGACAGCTGGCTGGTGGCCCTGGCTGGAGGCATGATCAGCAGCGTAGCGGTGGCTGCTGTTATGACCCCCTTCGACGTGGTCAGCACGCGGCTGTACAATCAGCCTGTGGATGGAGCTGGCAGG GGCCAGCTCTATGGTGGCCTCGCGGATTGCCTGGTGAAGATCTGTCAACAGGAGGGACCCTTGGCGCTCTACAAGGGCCTGGGCCCTGCCTATCTGCGCCTGGGTCCCCACACCATCCTCAGCATGCTCTTCTGGGATGAGCTGCGGAAACTGGCCCGGCGGGGGGCCCAACACCAGGGCACCTAG
- the Tmem82 gene encoding transmembrane protein 82 isoform X2: protein MAKLSGRVRQVDTDFIRHRDWSPAQGHPFATPGCCGAGWALRSSKQPGGLTPQLSSLPGPLTLPAPPLPSTDTFGRWWRHYWVRPCADLAGGWGQVGLPCSPSAPGSPASPPWSGAPASWTASCKVSPSSVPPGPPPPQPSPPSLPPSLPPSPHLLPPRPPAGLVGAFGISVLNSLLKVYFFVGCANDPKRQPEKERLRAQWAWLETLHLAGLALLLTVVGSRVAALVVLEFSLRAVSTLLSLGKGSRSAERLQLFLLSQFSLGCGLACALSVLQEGAPHSTLNLLLSLGLAALLSAGARRLHHHVCRLYELHSAQRYCGVCLGLLAGAHGLPRLLGRALAVAFAVGDLAAVVLINQDFLSTSEAVRFWTPLTICYTLLVIHMQEESPEKL from the exons ATGGCCAAGCTCTCTGGGAGGGTAAGGCAAGTGGACACGGACTTTATCAGGCACAGAGACTGGAGCCCAGCCCAGGGACACCCCTTCGCCACCCCAGGCTGCTGTGGAGCTGGCTGGGCCTTGCGCTCCAGCAAGCAGCCCGGAGGGTTAACGCCCcagctctcctccctccctgggcctTTGACCCTCCcggctcctcccctgccctccactGACACCTTTGGCCGGTGGTGGCGTCATTATTGGGTCCGTCCCTGTGCAGACCTGGCTGGAGGCTGGGGCCAGGTCGGGCTGCCATGTTCTCCCTCCGCTCCTggctccccagcctcccctccctggAGTGGGGCTCCAGCCTCCTGGACAGCCTCCTGCAAGGTGAGCCCCTCCTCCGTGCCACCTggcccgccccccccccagccgtcccctccctccctccctccttccctccctcccagcccacACCTGCTGCCTCCCCGCCCCCCTGCAGGCCTCGTGGGGGCCTTCGGAATCTCCGTCCTGAACAGCCTCCTGAAAGTCTACTTTTTTGTGGGCTGTGCCAA TGACCCCAAGCGGCAGCCCGAAAAGGAGCGGCTGCGGGCCCAGTGGGCCTGGCTGGAGACCCTGCACCTGGCCGGGCTGGCCCTGCTCCTGACGGTGGTGGGGTCCCGGGTGGCCGCCCTGGTGGTGCTGGAGTTCTCCCTCCGGGCTGTGTCCACGCTGCTGTCTTTGGGCAAG GGCTCCCGGAGCGCGGAGCGGCTGCAGCTGTTCCTGCTGAGCCAGTTCTCGCTGGGCTGCGGGCTGGCCTGCGCCCTGAGCGTCCTGCAGGAGGGCGCCCCGCACAGCACCCTCAACCTGCTGCTGAGCCTCGGGCTGGCCGCGCTGCTCAGCGCAGGCGCCCGGCGCCTCCACCACCACGTCTGCCGCCTCTACGAGCTGCACAGCGCCCAGCGCTACTGCGGGGTCTGCCTGGGCCTGCTGGCCGGGGCTCATGGCCTTCCCCGGCTGCTGGGCCGGGCCCTGGCCGTGGCCTTTGCCGTGGGCGACCTGGCGGCCGTGGTCCTCATCAACCAGGACTTCCTGAGCACCTCGGAGGCCGTGCGCTTCTGGACCCCACTCACCATCTGCTACACGCTGCTGGTCATCCACATGCAGG AAGAAAGTCCTGAGAAGTTGTAA
- the Tmem82 gene encoding transmembrane protein 82 isoform X1 — MAKLSGRVRQVDTDFIRHRDWSPAQGHPFATPGCCGAGWALRSSKQPGGLTPQLSSLPGPLTLPAPPLPSTDTFGRWWRHYWVRPCADLAGGWGQVGLPCSPSAPGSPASPPWSGAPASWTASCKVSPSSVPPGPPPPQPSPPSLPPSLPPSPHLLPPRPPAGLVGAFGISVLNSLLKVYFFVGCANDPKRQPEKERLRAQWAWLETLHLAGLALLLTVVGSRVAALVVLEFSLRAVSTLLSLGKGSRSAERLQLFLLSQFSLGCGLACALSVLQEGAPHSTLNLLLSLGLAALLSAGARRLHHHVCRLYELHSAQRYCGVCLGLLAGAHGLPRLLGRALAVAFAVGDLAAVVLINQDFLSTSEAVRFWTPLTICYTLLVIHMQEEQQRFSLQSQVQTVLVRMGGLFVLLLTVGRWMDLLGILVSLLGELWCLVGVRALLDLCQIQGFPSQRPSAPAPSQPLPSTPPGSQKTAPS, encoded by the exons ATGGCCAAGCTCTCTGGGAGGGTAAGGCAAGTGGACACGGACTTTATCAGGCACAGAGACTGGAGCCCAGCCCAGGGACACCCCTTCGCCACCCCAGGCTGCTGTGGAGCTGGCTGGGCCTTGCGCTCCAGCAAGCAGCCCGGAGGGTTAACGCCCcagctctcctccctccctgggcctTTGACCCTCCcggctcctcccctgccctccactGACACCTTTGGCCGGTGGTGGCGTCATTATTGGGTCCGTCCCTGTGCAGACCTGGCTGGAGGCTGGGGCCAGGTCGGGCTGCCATGTTCTCCCTCCGCTCCTggctccccagcctcccctccctggAGTGGGGCTCCAGCCTCCTGGACAGCCTCCTGCAAGGTGAGCCCCTCCTCCGTGCCACCTggcccgccccccccccagccgtcccctccctccctccctccttccctccctcccagcccacACCTGCTGCCTCCCCGCCCCCCTGCAGGCCTCGTGGGGGCCTTCGGAATCTCCGTCCTGAACAGCCTCCTGAAAGTCTACTTTTTTGTGGGCTGTGCCAA TGACCCCAAGCGGCAGCCCGAAAAGGAGCGGCTGCGGGCCCAGTGGGCCTGGCTGGAGACCCTGCACCTGGCCGGGCTGGCCCTGCTCCTGACGGTGGTGGGGTCCCGGGTGGCCGCCCTGGTGGTGCTGGAGTTCTCCCTCCGGGCTGTGTCCACGCTGCTGTCTTTGGGCAAG GGCTCCCGGAGCGCGGAGCGGCTGCAGCTGTTCCTGCTGAGCCAGTTCTCGCTGGGCTGCGGGCTGGCCTGCGCCCTGAGCGTCCTGCAGGAGGGCGCCCCGCACAGCACCCTCAACCTGCTGCTGAGCCTCGGGCTGGCCGCGCTGCTCAGCGCAGGCGCCCGGCGCCTCCACCACCACGTCTGCCGCCTCTACGAGCTGCACAGCGCCCAGCGCTACTGCGGGGTCTGCCTGGGCCTGCTGGCCGGGGCTCATGGCCTTCCCCGGCTGCTGGGCCGGGCCCTGGCCGTGGCCTTTGCCGTGGGCGACCTGGCGGCCGTGGTCCTCATCAACCAGGACTTCCTGAGCACCTCGGAGGCCGTGCGCTTCTGGACCCCACTCACCATCTGCTACACGCTGCTGGTCATCCACATGCAGG AGGAGCAGCAGCGCTTCAGCCTGCAGAGCCAGGTACAGACGGTGCTGGTGCGCATGGGCGGCCTCTTCGTGCTGCTGCTGACCGTCGGCCGCTGGATGGACCTCCTGGGCATCCTTGTCTCCCTGCTGGGCGAGCTCTGGTGCCTGGTGGGCGTCCGCGCCCTGCTTGACCTTTGCCAGATCCAG GGCTTTCCGTCCCAGAGGCCTTCCGCACCAGCTCCCagccagcccctgccctccaCACCCCCGGGGTCCCAGAAGACCGCCCCCTCCTGA
- the Tmem82 gene encoding transmembrane protein 82 isoform X3, producing MFSLRSWLPSLPSLEWGSSLLDSLLQGLVGAFGISVLNSLLKVYFFVGCANDPKRQPEKERLRAQWAWLETLHLAGLALLLTVVGSRVAALVVLEFSLRAVSTLLSLGKGSRSAERLQLFLLSQFSLGCGLACALSVLQEGAPHSTLNLLLSLGLAALLSAGARRLHHHVCRLYELHSAQRYCGVCLGLLAGAHGLPRLLGRALAVAFAVGDLAAVVLINQDFLSTSEAVRFWTPLTICYTLLVIHMQEEQQRFSLQSQVQTVLVRMGGLFVLLLTVGRWMDLLGILVSLLGELWCLVGVRALLDLCQIQGFPSQRPSAPAPSQPLPSTPPGSQKTAPS from the exons ATGTTCTCCCTCCGCTCCTggctccccagcctcccctccctggAGTGGGGCTCCAGCCTCCTGGACAGCCTCCTGCAAG GCCTCGTGGGGGCCTTCGGAATCTCCGTCCTGAACAGCCTCCTGAAAGTCTACTTTTTTGTGGGCTGTGCCAA TGACCCCAAGCGGCAGCCCGAAAAGGAGCGGCTGCGGGCCCAGTGGGCCTGGCTGGAGACCCTGCACCTGGCCGGGCTGGCCCTGCTCCTGACGGTGGTGGGGTCCCGGGTGGCCGCCCTGGTGGTGCTGGAGTTCTCCCTCCGGGCTGTGTCCACGCTGCTGTCTTTGGGCAAG GGCTCCCGGAGCGCGGAGCGGCTGCAGCTGTTCCTGCTGAGCCAGTTCTCGCTGGGCTGCGGGCTGGCCTGCGCCCTGAGCGTCCTGCAGGAGGGCGCCCCGCACAGCACCCTCAACCTGCTGCTGAGCCTCGGGCTGGCCGCGCTGCTCAGCGCAGGCGCCCGGCGCCTCCACCACCACGTCTGCCGCCTCTACGAGCTGCACAGCGCCCAGCGCTACTGCGGGGTCTGCCTGGGCCTGCTGGCCGGGGCTCATGGCCTTCCCCGGCTGCTGGGCCGGGCCCTGGCCGTGGCCTTTGCCGTGGGCGACCTGGCGGCCGTGGTCCTCATCAACCAGGACTTCCTGAGCACCTCGGAGGCCGTGCGCTTCTGGACCCCACTCACCATCTGCTACACGCTGCTGGTCATCCACATGCAGG AGGAGCAGCAGCGCTTCAGCCTGCAGAGCCAGGTACAGACGGTGCTGGTGCGCATGGGCGGCCTCTTCGTGCTGCTGCTGACCGTCGGCCGCTGGATGGACCTCCTGGGCATCCTTGTCTCCCTGCTGGGCGAGCTCTGGTGCCTGGTGGGCGTCCGCGCCCTGCTTGACCTTTGCCAGATCCAG GGCTTTCCGTCCCAGAGGCCTTCCGCACCAGCTCCCagccagcccctgccctccaCACCCCCGGGGTCCCAGAAGACCGCCCCCTCCTGA
- the Fblim1 gene encoding filamin-binding LIM protein 1 isoform X1, translating into MASQPEKRVASSVFITLAPPRRDVAVTEGVRQAACEARRGHPWETPASVKPAGAASVGKPSPWVPSGRAAAPVPTVPPQLSNGGCSPPPPTPDGEDTLSDLDLLPPPPPPPPACLPPPDEASPMGTPLISDLEQLHLPPPPPPPQALAEGSSAQPRPGHLRPRDEELPPPPEEPVSFPERDTSTDICAFCHKTVSPRELAVEAMKKQYHAQCFTCRTCRRQLAGQSFYQKDGRPLCESCYQDTLEKCGQCGEVVRDHIIRALGQAFHPSCFTCVSCARCIGDESFALDSQNQVYCLDDFYRKFAPVCSICENPIIPQDGKDAFKIECMGRNFHENCYRCEDCSILLSVEPTDQGCYPLNDHLFCKPCHVKRSAAGCC; encoded by the exons ATGGCCTCCCAGCCGGAGAAGAGGGTGGCCTCGTCCGTGTTCATCACCCTGGCACCACCGCGCCGCGACGTGGCTGTGACTGAGGGAGTGAGGCAGGCGGCCTGTGAGGCCCGGCGTGGCCACCCCTGGGAGACCCCTGCCTCCGTGAAGCCTGCGGGGGCTGCCTCGGTGGGGAAGCCCAGCCCCTGGGTGCCCTCCGGCAGGGCTGCAGCCCCTGTGCCAACTGTACCACCTCAGCTCTCCAACGGAG GAtgctctccccctcctcccaccccagatGGTGAGGACACACTTAGTGACCTGGACCTCCTCCCGCCGCCTCCGCCACCCCCTCCTGCATGCCTGCCGCCTCCAGATGAGGCGTCCCCAATGGGGACACCCCTCATTTCAGACTTGGAGCAGCTacacctgcccccacccccacccccaccccag GCTCTGGCAGAGGGCTCTTCAGCCCAGCCTCGGCCAGGTCACCTCAGGCCCCGAGACGAGGAGCTGCCACCTCCCCCAGAAGAGCCTGTCAGCTTCCCGGAGAGAGACACCTCCACAG ACATCTGTGCCTTCTGCCACAAGACTGTGTCCCCCCGAGAGCTGGCCGTGGAGGCCATGAAGAAACAGTACCACGCACAGTGCTTCACCTGCCGCACCTGCCGCCGCCAGCTGGCCGGGCAGAGCTTCTACCAGAAGGATGGGCGGCCCCTCTGTGAATCCTGCTACCAG GACACCCTGGAGAAGTGTGGCCAGTGTGGAGAGGTGGTCCGGGACCACATCATCAGGGCCCTGGGCCAGGCCTTCCACCCCTCCTGCTTCACCTGTGTGAGCTGCGCCCGGTGCATCGGGGACGAGAGCTTTGCGCTGGACAGCCAGAACCAGGTGTACTGCCTCGATGACTTCTACAG GAAATTTGCCCCCGTGTGCAGCATCTGTGAGAATCCCATCATCCCCCAGGATGGGAAGGATGCCTTCAAAATCGAGTGCATGGGAAGAAACTTCCACGAAAACTGCTACAGGTGCGAG
- the Fblim1 gene encoding filamin-binding LIM protein 1 isoform X2: MASQPEKRVASSVFITLAPPRRDVAVTEGVRQAACEARRGHPWETPASVKPAGAASVGKPSPWVPSGRAAAPVPTVPPQLSNGGCSPPPPTPDGEDTLSDLDLLPPPPPPPPACLPPPDEASPMGTPLISDLEQLHLPPPPPPPQALAEGSSAQPRPGHLRPRDEELPPPPEEPVSFPERDTSTDICAFCHKTVSPRELAVEAMKKQYHAQCFTCRTCRRQLAGQSFYQKDGRPLCESCYQDTLEKCGQCGEVVRDHIIRALGQAFHPSCFTCVSCARCIGDESFALDSQNQVYCLDDFYRKFAPVCSICENPIIPQDGKDAFKIECMGRNFHENCYRTAASSCLWSPRTKAATR, encoded by the exons ATGGCCTCCCAGCCGGAGAAGAGGGTGGCCTCGTCCGTGTTCATCACCCTGGCACCACCGCGCCGCGACGTGGCTGTGACTGAGGGAGTGAGGCAGGCGGCCTGTGAGGCCCGGCGTGGCCACCCCTGGGAGACCCCTGCCTCCGTGAAGCCTGCGGGGGCTGCCTCGGTGGGGAAGCCCAGCCCCTGGGTGCCCTCCGGCAGGGCTGCAGCCCCTGTGCCAACTGTACCACCTCAGCTCTCCAACGGAG GAtgctctccccctcctcccaccccagatGGTGAGGACACACTTAGTGACCTGGACCTCCTCCCGCCGCCTCCGCCACCCCCTCCTGCATGCCTGCCGCCTCCAGATGAGGCGTCCCCAATGGGGACACCCCTCATTTCAGACTTGGAGCAGCTacacctgcccccacccccacccccaccccag GCTCTGGCAGAGGGCTCTTCAGCCCAGCCTCGGCCAGGTCACCTCAGGCCCCGAGACGAGGAGCTGCCACCTCCCCCAGAAGAGCCTGTCAGCTTCCCGGAGAGAGACACCTCCACAG ACATCTGTGCCTTCTGCCACAAGACTGTGTCCCCCCGAGAGCTGGCCGTGGAGGCCATGAAGAAACAGTACCACGCACAGTGCTTCACCTGCCGCACCTGCCGCCGCCAGCTGGCCGGGCAGAGCTTCTACCAGAAGGATGGGCGGCCCCTCTGTGAATCCTGCTACCAG GACACCCTGGAGAAGTGTGGCCAGTGTGGAGAGGTGGTCCGGGACCACATCATCAGGGCCCTGGGCCAGGCCTTCCACCCCTCCTGCTTCACCTGTGTGAGCTGCGCCCGGTGCATCGGGGACGAGAGCTTTGCGCTGGACAGCCAGAACCAGGTGTACTGCCTCGATGACTTCTACAG GAAATTTGCCCCCGTGTGCAGCATCTGTGAGAATCCCATCATCCCCCAGGATGGGAAGGATGCCTTCAAAATCGAGTGCATGGGAAGAAACTTCCACGAAAACTGCTACAG